The Parabacteroides sp. AD58 genome includes a window with the following:
- the rlmH gene encoding 23S rRNA (pseudouridine(1915)-N(3))-methyltransferase RlmH, whose product MKICLVVIGKTDANYFSEAIREYQNRLVHYIPFEMQVIPDIKNVKNLSENQQKEKEGELILKSLQAGDYLVLLDEKGKEFTSMQFASYLEKKMNTVSRRLVFVIGGPYGFSEAVYQAASEKVSLSKMTFSHQMIRLIFVEQIYRAMTILNNEPYHHE is encoded by the coding sequence ATGAAAATTTGTTTAGTAGTCATCGGAAAAACAGACGCTAATTACTTTTCGGAAGCGATCCGGGAATATCAGAACAGACTTGTCCATTATATTCCTTTTGAGATGCAGGTAATTCCTGATATCAAGAACGTCAAGAACTTATCTGAAAACCAGCAGAAGGAAAAAGAAGGCGAATTAATCTTGAAATCGCTACAGGCAGGTGATTATCTGGTATTGCTTGATGAAAAAGGAAAAGAATTTACGTCCATGCAATTCGCGTCCTATTTAGAAAAGAAAATGAACACGGTTTCCCGAAGACTGGTATTCGTTATTGGCGGTCCGTATGGATTCAGCGAAGCAGTTTATCAGGCAGCTTCCGAAAAAGTCTCACTCAGCAAAATGACGTTCTCACATCAGATGATTCGCCTAATCTTCGTTGAGCAAATCTATCGGGCCATGACCATATTGAATAACGAACCTTATCATCATGAATAA
- a CDS encoding DUF4783 domain-containing protein, with product MKRLLLLIALVVAAIHVQAADITTITTALKTGNATTLQSCMDKSVDMALADKSKTCNAQEAVSMLNGFFSSNKPSSFSLLHHADKKDNGFLVAKLTAGNKSYRVNVTYKVEGDKVVIQSIRIE from the coding sequence ATGAAACGACTCTTACTGTTAATTGCCTTGGTTGTGGCGGCAATTCATGTACAAGCAGCAGACATAACAACCATTACGACGGCCTTAAAAACGGGAAATGCTACAACTTTACAGTCATGTATGGATAAATCGGTCGATATGGCTCTGGCGGATAAGTCAAAGACTTGTAACGCACAGGAGGCTGTTTCGATGTTGAATGGCTTTTTTAGTTCGAACAAACCTTCTTCTTTTTCTTTATTACATCATGCAGATAAAAAAGACAATGGTTTTTTGGTAGCAAAACTGACTGCGGGAAACAAGTCATACCGGGTTAATGTAACGTATAAGGTGGAAGGGGATAAAGTAGTAATACAATCAATAAGAATAGAATAA
- the nadC gene encoding carboxylating nicotinate-nucleotide diphosphorylase, which yields MNVKETKEQLIAELIRLAFAEDIGDGDHTTLCCIPATEMGKSQLIVKEDGVLAGVEMARLIFHTFDPDLKMTVFIQDGAEVKKGDIAFVVEGKVQSLLQTERLMLNVMQRMSGIATTTRKYVKALEGTKTCVLDTRKTTPGLRMIEKEAVRIGGGVNHRIGLFDMILLKDNHVDFAGGIEAAITRCHEYLKEKHKDLKIEIEVRNFDEIQQVLKIGGVDRIMLDNFTPEDTKKAVEMIGGRFEIESSGGITFDTLRQYAECGVDYISVGALTHSVKGLDMSFKAC from the coding sequence ATGAACGTAAAAGAAACAAAAGAACAGCTTATTGCCGAACTGATTCGTCTGGCGTTTGCCGAAGATATTGGCGACGGCGATCACACAACCTTGTGTTGTATTCCGGCTACGGAGATGGGTAAAAGTCAATTGATCGTAAAAGAAGACGGCGTTTTGGCTGGTGTAGAAATGGCCCGGTTGATTTTCCATACGTTTGATCCGGATTTGAAAATGACCGTTTTTATACAGGATGGTGCTGAAGTTAAAAAAGGAGATATTGCCTTTGTAGTTGAAGGTAAAGTACAGTCGTTGTTACAGACTGAGCGCCTGATGCTGAATGTCATGCAACGTATGAGCGGTATTGCTACAACAACTCGCAAATATGTTAAGGCTTTGGAAGGAACCAAAACATGCGTGTTGGATACGCGCAAGACAACGCCGGGACTTCGTATGATTGAGAAAGAAGCCGTTCGTATCGGTGGTGGTGTAAACCATCGTATCGGTTTGTTTGATATGATCTTGTTGAAGGATAATCATGTTGACTTTGCTGGCGGTATAGAGGCTGCTATCACTCGTTGCCATGAGTATCTGAAAGAAAAACATAAGGATTTGAAGATTGAAATTGAAGTCCGCAACTTCGATGAAATTCAGCAGGTATTGAAAATTGGAGGCGTTGACCGTATTATGCTGGATAACTTTACACCTGAAGATACGAAGAAAGCTGTTGAAATGATTGGCGGACGCTTTGAAATTGAATCATCCGGAGGAATCACTTTTGATACGTTGCGTCAGTACGCTGAGTGTGGAGTTGATTACATTTCTGTAGGAGCTTTGACTCATTCTGTAAAAGGTTTGGATATGAGCTTCAAGGCTTGTTGA
- a CDS encoding Gfo/Idh/MocA family protein — protein MEKQTKKMNRREFLGLSALGLASLTILPSWSVNGQKYAPSDRIVFGFIGLGRQGMSDFYSASNCPGIQIVAGCDVDALKRERFMKRVTEWQKKAGWNPRCDTYEFYEELLDRKDIDVVSIATPDHWHALAAIHACQASKDVYLQKPLTYTISESIALVRAVRANDRVLQVGSQQRSDREFQRAIELVRAGAIGHIESVQVHIGEPPKPFDLPEVPVPPYLNFNAWMGPLTSPNVHYHPDMCPPIDNPEMEEKGPWAVWRYYRETGNGLTGDWGAHHYDITQAALGMDGSGPVEYIPAGYNGTKYCTMKYADGTVVTEQVIENFRKDNPNELGIKFIGTKGWLKVARGYIECSDPSLVKDTPMGAEVSHMQNFVNCIRSRRNPIAPVEVGCSTNIMCCLNNIAHELGRPVKWDPATLSFGDDEEAANHRLYYYKYRNPYTLPYWDK, from the coding sequence ATGGAAAAACAAACGAAAAAGATGAACCGCCGTGAGTTTTTAGGTTTATCAGCTTTAGGATTAGCCAGCTTAACGATTTTACCCAGTTGGTCAGTTAACGGACAAAAATATGCTCCCAGCGATCGGATTGTCTTTGGTTTTATTGGTTTGGGCCGTCAGGGAATGAGTGATTTCTACTCGGCTTCGAATTGTCCGGGCATTCAAATAGTGGCCGGATGTGATGTAGATGCTTTGAAAAGAGAGCGTTTTATGAAGCGAGTTACAGAATGGCAAAAGAAAGCCGGCTGGAATCCTCGTTGTGATACTTATGAGTTTTATGAGGAACTGTTGGACCGGAAGGATATTGATGTCGTATCTATTGCTACACCCGATCATTGGCATGCTTTAGCTGCCATCCATGCTTGCCAGGCATCTAAAGATGTTTATCTGCAGAAACCGCTGACTTATACGATTTCTGAAAGTATAGCTTTGGTGCGGGCTGTCCGGGCCAACGACCGGGTATTGCAAGTGGGAAGCCAGCAACGTTCGGACCGGGAATTCCAGCGGGCGATAGAATTGGTACGTGCCGGTGCAATCGGTCATATTGAAAGTGTTCAGGTTCATATTGGTGAGCCTCCTAAACCGTTTGATCTGCCGGAAGTACCTGTTCCTCCTTATTTGAATTTCAATGCCTGGATGGGACCGCTTACGAGTCCGAATGTGCATTATCATCCGGATATGTGTCCGCCAATTGATAATCCGGAAATGGAAGAAAAAGGTCCGTGGGCAGTTTGGCGTTATTATCGGGAGACGGGAAACGGTTTAACAGGCGATTGGGGTGCCCATCATTATGATATAACACAAGCTGCATTGGGTATGGATGGATCTGGTCCTGTTGAATATATTCCGGCCGGATATAACGGAACGAAATATTGCACGATGAAATATGCGGATGGAACAGTCGTAACCGAGCAGGTGATAGAAAACTTCCGGAAGGATAATCCCAACGAACTTGGCATTAAGTTTATAGGAACAAAGGGTTGGCTGAAAGTGGCTCGCGGTTATATTGAATGTTCAGATCCTTCTCTGGTGAAAGATACCCCGATGGGAGCAGAAGTATCACACATGCAGAATTTTGTTAATTGTATCCGTTCACGCCGGAATCCGATTGCTCCGGTTGAAGTAGGTTGCAGTACCAATATCATGTGTTGTCTGAATAATATCGCTCACGAGCTGGGACGTCCGGTGAAGTGGGATCCAGCCACATTAAGCTTTGGCGATGACGAAGAAGCAGCCAATCATCGGCTTTATTACTATAAATATAGGAATCCTTATACCTTACCTTATTGGGATAAATGA
- a CDS encoding glycoside hydrolase family 27 protein, with product MIKEIALSLFSVVFMLSCTEKKEAERKAFAENEFKEWAQTPPMGWNSWDCYGPTVEEHEVRANADYMAEHLLKYGWEYIVVDIRWYVENDKAGGYNQTDPHYVLDAYGRYQPAVNRFPSAKGGKGFKELADYVHQKGLKFGIHIMRGIPKEAVAQKRPIKGTDGITADQIYSKENLCQWLSDNYTVDTSKPGAQEYYNSIINMYADWGVDFIKVDDLSAPFYHKDEIEMIRYAIDHCGRPIVFSTSPGETPVEEAEHVRNHANMWRMVNDVWDVWGDVEHLLSVCQKWYPYIAPGTWPDCDMIPLGRISIRGERGEDRMTRLTKDEQYSLMTLFTIFRSPLMFGGDLPSCDDFTLSLLTNEEVLKMHKKSVDTRMLYYDTEKVVITSRHPQTGAIYLALFNTSDDKELSVGADLKQLGIEGPVEVVDLWTGQNLGKVSDKIERELKPHASILCKISSNLDEVTN from the coding sequence ATGATAAAAGAAATTGCATTGAGTTTATTCTCTGTAGTTTTTATGTTATCTTGTACAGAGAAGAAAGAAGCAGAGCGAAAGGCTTTTGCTGAAAATGAGTTTAAAGAGTGGGCACAGACGCCTCCGATGGGATGGAACAGTTGGGATTGTTATGGCCCAACTGTGGAGGAACATGAGGTAAGGGCTAATGCGGATTATATGGCAGAACATCTGTTGAAATACGGGTGGGAATATATTGTGGTGGATATCCGTTGGTATGTAGAGAATGATAAAGCAGGAGGATATAACCAGACAGACCCGCATTATGTGTTGGATGCGTATGGACGATATCAGCCGGCAGTGAATCGTTTTCCTTCAGCTAAAGGAGGTAAAGGTTTTAAGGAATTGGCCGATTATGTACATCAGAAAGGTTTGAAGTTTGGAATACATATTATGCGTGGAATACCGAAAGAAGCTGTAGCTCAAAAAAGGCCAATAAAAGGTACGGATGGTATCACTGCCGATCAGATTTATTCAAAAGAGAATTTATGCCAATGGCTCTCTGATAATTATACGGTTGATACTTCTAAACCCGGAGCACAGGAGTACTATAATTCTATCATTAATATGTATGCTGATTGGGGCGTTGATTTTATAAAAGTGGATGACTTGTCGGCTCCATTTTACCATAAGGATGAAATAGAGATGATACGTTATGCAATCGATCATTGTGGTCGCCCCATTGTTTTTAGTACATCACCTGGTGAAACGCCGGTAGAGGAGGCCGAACATGTACGTAATCATGCGAATATGTGGCGTATGGTAAATGATGTATGGGATGTTTGGGGAGATGTGGAGCATCTATTGTCTGTTTGCCAGAAATGGTATCCTTATATTGCGCCGGGAACTTGGCCTGATTGCGATATGATACCTTTGGGACGAATCTCTATTCGTGGGGAAAGAGGAGAAGACCGAATGACTCGTCTTACTAAAGATGAGCAATATTCGTTAATGACGTTATTTACGATTTTCCGTTCACCCTTGATGTTTGGCGGGGATTTACCGAGTTGTGATGATTTTACTTTATCATTGCTGACCAATGAAGAAGTTCTAAAGATGCATAAAAAATCTGTTGATACCCGTATGCTGTATTATGATACAGAAAAAGTGGTCATTACATCTCGTCATCCTCAAACGGGAGCAATTTATTTGGCTTTGTTTAATACTTCAGATGATAAAGAGCTGTCAGTTGGTGCGGATTTAAAACAGCTTGGAATAGAAGGTCCCGTCGAAGTGGTTGATTTATGGACAGGACAAAATTTAGGAAAAGTCTCTGATAAGATTGAACGGGAATTGAAACCTCATGCTTCAATCTTGTGCAAGATTAGTTCTAATCTTGATGAAGTAACGAATTAG
- the eno gene encoding phosphopyruvate hydratase, with amino-acid sequence MRIEKITGREILDSRGNPTVEVDVLLESGVMGRASVPSGASTGEHEALELRDQDKNRYGGKGVLKAVKNVNEVIAPALKGMSALDQMGIDHAMLALDGTPTKSNLGANAILGVSLAVAKAAANYLDIPLYRYIGGTNTYVMPVPMMNIINGGSHSDAPIAFQEFMIRPVGASSFHEGLRMGAEVFHALKKVLHDRGLSTAVGDEGGFAPALEGTEDALNSILKAIEAAGYKPGKDVMIGMDCASSEFYKDGVYDYTIFEGEKGVKRTSDEQIDYLEKLINTYPIDSIEDGMSENDWDGWKKLTQRIGDRCQLVGDDLFVTNVEFLSKGIQEGCANSILIKVNQIGSLTETLNAIEMAHRHGYTTVTSHRSGETEDATIADIAVATNSGQIKTGSLSRSDRMAKYNQLLRIEEELGERAVYGYKRLK; translated from the coding sequence ATGAGAATAGAAAAGATTACAGGCCGTGAGATATTGGATTCAAGAGGCAATCCAACTGTAGAAGTAGATGTATTGCTGGAATCAGGCGTAATGGGACGGGCATCAGTGCCATCTGGTGCATCAACTGGTGAACACGAAGCCTTGGAATTACGGGATCAAGACAAAAACAGATATGGAGGAAAAGGAGTCTTGAAGGCTGTCAAGAACGTCAATGAAGTGATTGCTCCTGCGTTAAAAGGAATGTCGGCATTAGATCAAATGGGTATTGATCACGCTATGTTAGCTTTGGACGGGACTCCTACGAAATCTAATTTAGGAGCCAATGCCATTTTAGGAGTATCCTTGGCAGTTGCCAAAGCGGCAGCCAATTATCTGGATATTCCTTTGTATCGTTACATCGGCGGAACGAATACATATGTAATGCCGGTTCCGATGATGAATATCATCAATGGTGGTTCACATAGTGATGCGCCTATTGCTTTTCAGGAATTTATGATACGTCCGGTTGGAGCCAGCTCATTCCATGAAGGATTGCGAATGGGAGCAGAAGTATTTCATGCTTTGAAGAAAGTATTGCATGATAGAGGATTAAGTACAGCTGTAGGAGACGAAGGTGGTTTTGCTCCGGCATTGGAAGGAACCGAAGATGCTCTGAATTCTATCTTGAAAGCTATCGAGGCTGCCGGATACAAACCGGGTAAAGACGTTATGATCGGTATGGATTGTGCCTCTTCCGAATTCTACAAAGACGGTGTTTACGACTATACTATCTTTGAAGGAGAAAAGGGCGTGAAACGTACATCCGACGAACAGATTGATTATCTGGAAAAGCTTATCAATACTTATCCGATTGATTCGATTGAAGATGGTATGAGCGAGAATGATTGGGATGGTTGGAAAAAGCTGACTCAACGTATTGGTGACCGTTGTCAATTAGTAGGTGACGATTTGTTTGTTACCAATGTTGAATTCTTATCTAAGGGAATTCAGGAAGGATGTGCCAACTCTATCTTGATTAAAGTTAATCAGATCGGCTCACTGACTGAAACGCTTAACGCCATCGAAATGGCACATCGCCATGGCTATACGACAGTAACTTCTCACCGCTCTGGCGAAACGGAAGATGCAACTATTGCAGACATCGCTGTAGCCACCAACAGCGGTCAGATTAAAACCGGTTCGTTGAGCCGTTCAGACCGTATGGCTAAATACAACCAATTGCTTCGTATTGAAGAAGAATTAGGTGAACGCGCTGTATATGGCTACAAGCGATTGAAATAA
- a CDS encoding OmpH family outer membrane protein, translating to MKNVNYIINGVLAVAVVILFVMQFSGKKEVSTTKAVTTDSGSTASTLPVAYVNVDSLLENYNYAKDLNEIILKKAENSRANVNQKAASLQSEMQEFQRKISNNAFLTQERAEQEQQRLLNKRQELQDLDTRLSQELMEEQQKLNEQLRDSIVSQLKVFNQSRGFQVVFSNTAGDNILLANDAYDITAELLEYLNKNYATRK from the coding sequence ATGAAGAACGTTAACTACATTATCAACGGCGTACTAGCTGTTGCCGTTGTGATTCTGTTTGTCATGCAATTTTCAGGCAAGAAAGAAGTTAGTACCACAAAAGCTGTTACTACAGACAGTGGAAGCACGGCATCAACCCTTCCTGTTGCGTATGTCAACGTTGATTCTCTCTTAGAGAATTATAATTATGCAAAAGACTTGAATGAAATCATTTTGAAAAAAGCAGAAAATTCAAGAGCCAACGTCAATCAAAAGGCTGCTTCTCTGCAAAGCGAAATGCAGGAATTTCAACGCAAAATATCTAACAACGCATTTCTGACTCAGGAAAGAGCTGAACAAGAACAGCAGCGATTGCTTAATAAGCGCCAGGAACTTCAGGATCTTGACACCCGTCTTTCTCAAGAATTGATGGAAGAACAGCAGAAATTAAACGAGCAGTTACGTGATTCGATCGTTTCTCAATTAAAAGTATTTAACCAGAGCAGAGGTTTTCAAGTTGTATTCAGCAATACAGCCGGTGACAACATTTTATTAGCGAATGACGCTTATGATATCACAGCTGAATTGTTGGAATATCTGAATAAGAACTATGCTACCAGAAAGTAA